A stretch of Paenibacillus mucilaginosus 3016 DNA encodes these proteins:
- a CDS encoding MerR family transcriptional regulator yields MKIKEAAERLNITARAIRFYEEKGLIAPAKQDDNQYRRFSEKDIWRLQTIIALRESGMPLEDIKKALEQSDARDHEELQYYLELQRSVMFSKWLEIKQIIETTDYMIGMLKEHQSLPLDDIYALAEGSKRLREQRRDWKDLWNYDRLAGLHDQRVLTDAEEYRGYTEALATAVRWLAPIPGETGLDIGTGTGNLAARLIELGVKMAGVDQSKEMLKRCRRKNPGMETKLGNFLALPYLDGRFDFVVTSFAFHHLTDNQKALALAEMRRVLQPRGRICIVDRMVISDHDSDSGQGKHYPSLPRLLQWLEDAGYVTKHGQIEGMVHIVYAVPIR; encoded by the coding sequence ATGAAAATCAAGGAAGCCGCAGAGAGGCTCAACATTACGGCCCGGGCGATTCGGTTCTATGAAGAAAAAGGGCTGATCGCCCCGGCCAAGCAGGACGACAACCAATACAGGCGCTTCAGCGAGAAGGATATCTGGCGCCTGCAGACGATTATCGCACTCCGTGAATCCGGCATGCCCTTGGAGGACATCAAGAAGGCACTGGAGCAAAGCGATGCCCGGGATCACGAAGAGCTGCAGTATTACCTGGAGCTTCAGCGCTCCGTCATGTTCTCGAAATGGCTGGAGATCAAGCAGATTATCGAGACGACCGACTATATGATCGGTATGCTGAAGGAGCACCAATCGCTGCCGCTGGACGATATCTATGCGCTCGCCGAGGGCTCCAAACGGCTGCGGGAACAGCGCAGGGACTGGAAGGACCTGTGGAACTATGACCGGCTGGCCGGTCTCCACGACCAGCGTGTGCTTACCGATGCCGAGGAGTACCGCGGCTATACGGAAGCGTTAGCGACCGCCGTGCGGTGGCTCGCCCCCATTCCCGGGGAGACCGGGCTCGATATCGGGACGGGCACCGGCAACCTGGCCGCACGTCTTATTGAACTCGGGGTGAAGATGGCGGGCGTAGACCAGTCGAAGGAAATGCTGAAGAGATGCCGCCGGAAGAACCCCGGGATGGAGACGAAGCTCGGGAATTTTCTTGCGCTCCCCTATCTGGACGGGCGGTTCGATTTCGTGGTGACCAGCTTCGCCTTTCACCATCTGACCGACAATCAGAAGGCGCTGGCTTTAGCCGAAATGCGCAGAGTGCTGCAGCCCCGCGGACGGATCTGCATCGTGGACCGGATGGTGATCTCAGATCATGACTCCGATTCCGGGCAGGGGAAGCATTATCCCTCCCTGCCGCGGCTGCTGCAGTGGCTTGAGGATGCCGGCTATGTAACCAAACACGGACAGATCGAAGGTATGGTTCACATCGTCTATGCGGTACCGATCCGGTAA
- a CDS encoding extracellular solute-binding protein: protein MINRQRGWAALSASVLTTVTILAGCSSEPAPSGGAQTGTGSTSGSPVELGSKPLEFTFYGHYDWYTMPPWGEDAATKWIKENKKVTVKPVNSGGAAKQKLNTMIASSELPDVIWTDRGSDVEKLREAGMLVAYDEYIEKYPNLKKWLGPEGLNMLRSPDGKIYQFPNWYTNQPNGNAGYVVNKKIYKELGSPKLETTDDLYAYLKMVKEKYPNVVPYEPHLAKDGQGLDVLYSAFAENHPNSFVGNRAVPNGDKLTSIFTDPVFREATQYTSKLFREKLITQDALTQTVDQITEKVVNGNVAVFAGASPTDIGLKAHTALSAKDPEAGYFVIWPIHKPGLDKNKIFPGNYTQLGWNVSLITKAAKDPEAIFAFLDWYTGPEGQRVQMWGPPGTYWDGLEADGMTPKFTEKYSSDTEGLSKLQSVTINMMWNGNTVYIDSTKAKYENTLPVEKRNWATRWQSEITWKTQANATEFINLKPLPDSPEGISEQTINDIFLEARAKALYAKSDEEVLAILDKAEKDAQAAGYAKLLEYKTQKWQENLKKMKGGK, encoded by the coding sequence ATGATCAACAGACAAAGAGGATGGGCGGCGCTCAGCGCATCGGTGCTCACCACCGTAACGATCCTGGCGGGCTGCAGCAGTGAACCTGCACCTTCGGGGGGCGCCCAAACCGGCACGGGAAGCACAAGCGGGTCGCCGGTCGAGCTGGGGTCGAAGCCCCTGGAGTTCACCTTCTACGGACACTATGATTGGTACACGATGCCGCCGTGGGGCGAAGACGCCGCGACGAAGTGGATCAAGGAGAACAAGAAGGTCACCGTGAAGCCCGTGAACTCCGGCGGTGCGGCCAAGCAGAAGCTCAATACGATGATTGCATCCAGCGAGCTGCCGGACGTGATCTGGACCGACCGGGGTTCGGACGTGGAGAAGCTCCGCGAAGCCGGGATGCTCGTAGCCTATGACGAATACATCGAGAAGTATCCGAACCTCAAGAAGTGGCTCGGGCCGGAAGGGCTGAACATGCTGCGCTCTCCGGACGGGAAGATCTACCAGTTCCCGAACTGGTACACGAATCAGCCGAACGGCAACGCCGGCTATGTCGTCAACAAGAAGATCTACAAGGAGCTCGGCTCGCCGAAGCTCGAAACGACGGACGATCTGTACGCCTACCTCAAGATGGTCAAAGAGAAATACCCGAACGTCGTGCCGTATGAGCCGCATCTGGCCAAAGACGGCCAGGGCCTCGATGTGCTCTACTCGGCCTTCGCGGAGAACCATCCGAACAGCTTCGTCGGCAACCGTGCGGTGCCGAACGGGGATAAGCTGACCTCGATCTTTACCGATCCGGTCTTCCGTGAAGCGACGCAGTATACGAGCAAGCTCTTCCGCGAGAAGCTCATCACGCAGGATGCGCTGACGCAGACGGTCGACCAGATCACCGAGAAGGTCGTGAACGGGAATGTGGCTGTGTTCGCCGGAGCGAGCCCGACCGACATCGGATTGAAGGCGCATACCGCGCTGTCGGCGAAGGACCCGGAAGCCGGATACTTCGTGATCTGGCCGATCCACAAGCCGGGGCTCGACAAGAACAAGATCTTCCCGGGGAACTACACCCAGCTCGGCTGGAACGTCTCGCTGATCACCAAGGCGGCGAAGGACCCGGAAGCGATCTTCGCCTTCCTCGACTGGTATACGGGGCCGGAAGGCCAGCGCGTCCAGATGTGGGGCCCTCCGGGAACGTATTGGGACGGGCTCGAGGCGGACGGCATGACGCCGAAGTTCACGGAGAAGTATTCGAGCGACACGGAAGGGCTGTCGAAGCTGCAGTCGGTAACGATCAACATGATGTGGAACGGCAATACGGTGTACATCGATTCGACCAAGGCGAAGTATGAGAATACGCTGCCGGTGGAAAAACGCAACTGGGCAACCCGCTGGCAGTCCGAGATCACGTGGAAAACGCAGGCGAACGCGACGGAATTCATCAACCTGAAGCCGCTGCCGGATTCGCCGGAGGGGATTTCGGAGCAGACGATCAACGACATCTTCCTCGAGGCGCGGGCCAAGGCGCTCTATGCGAAGAGCGACGAAGAGGTCCTGGCGATCCTCGACAAGGCGGAGAAGGATGCGCAGGCTGCGGGGTATGCGAAGCTCCTCGAGTACAAGACGCAGAAGTGGCAGGAGAACCTGAAGAAGATGAAGGGCGGCAAGTAA
- a CDS encoding glycoside hydrolase family 43 protein — MKKPAKKWLVTVALTCAMALTSVIPASAAFWNLTGDIGVHDPSIIKEGSSYYTFSTGTGLQVLRSDNGTNWYRTPQIFLQPLSWWKTYVPNNTNNDVWAPDIHYFNGRYWLYYSISTFGSRTSLIGLTSTASIGSGQWRDDGLVIRTTQEGNDYNAIDPNLTIDANGEPWLSFGSFGSGLKLVKIDKNTMKPTGSLTTIARRTTNGGAIEAPTITYRNGYYYLFASIDYCCRGVDSTYKIVYGRSTSITGPYLDKNGVSMLNNGGTILDSGNDRWKGPGHQDVYNNNIIVRHAYDATDNGAPKMLINDLLWDSSGWPTY, encoded by the coding sequence ATGAAAAAGCCCGCCAAAAAATGGCTCGTAACCGTCGCTCTCACCTGCGCTATGGCGCTCACCTCCGTGATCCCGGCCAGCGCCGCCTTCTGGAACCTGACCGGAGATATCGGCGTGCATGATCCTTCCATCATTAAGGAAGGCAGCTCTTATTACACGTTCTCCACGGGTACCGGCCTGCAGGTGCTGCGGTCGGATAACGGCACGAACTGGTACCGTACACCGCAGATTTTCCTGCAACCGCTCTCATGGTGGAAGACCTATGTCCCCAACAACACGAACAATGACGTCTGGGCACCGGACATCCACTATTTCAACGGACGGTACTGGCTCTACTACTCCATCTCCACCTTCGGCTCCCGCACGTCCCTCATCGGTCTGACCTCAACGGCCAGCATCGGCTCCGGTCAGTGGCGTGATGACGGACTCGTCATCCGGACGACGCAGGAAGGCAACGACTACAATGCGATCGACCCGAACCTCACGATCGATGCCAACGGCGAGCCTTGGCTGAGCTTCGGCTCCTTCGGCAGCGGCCTGAAGCTGGTGAAGATCGATAAGAACACCATGAAGCCGACCGGCAGCCTGACGACGATCGCCAGACGTACCACGAACGGGGGGGCCATTGAAGCGCCGACGATCACGTACCGCAACGGCTACTACTACCTGTTCGCTTCCATCGACTACTGCTGCCGCGGCGTGGACAGCACGTACAAGATCGTGTACGGCCGTTCGACCTCCATCACCGGCCCGTATCTGGACAAGAACGGCGTCTCGATGCTGAACAACGGCGGCACGATCCTCGACAGCGGCAATGACCGCTGGAAGGGCCCCGGCCACCAGGACGTATACAACAATAACATTATCGTCAGACACGCCTACGACGCGACCGACAACGGTGCGCCGAAGATGCTGATCAACGACCTGCTGTGGGATTCCTCCGGCTGGCCGACGTACTAA
- a CDS encoding ABC transporter permease: MAELTVSGKSETAKRRPGRSAVRRFLGQLDIQLMVWPALILIFVFSYIPMYGVLMAFQDYNIFGGMKESPWVGLKHFKQFFQAAEFGEVMRNTIVISLLKLVIGFPAPILLALMLNEVKHMMFKRVVQTVSYLPHFLSWVIVAGFVMSMLSTDNGSVNIALQAAGLIGEPINFLSLPEYFWTILVATGVWKEIGFASIVYLAAIAGIDPHLYEAAEMDGAGKIKQMFLITLPCMMPVIIIFMILAIGNLLNAGFDDILLLGANPVLRDVSDVIDTYVYRVGIQNSRYSYATAVGLFKAVISVGLLAMANYAARRSGNSLW; encoded by the coding sequence GTGGCCGAACTTACGGTAAGCGGCAAAAGCGAAACCGCCAAACGGCGGCCCGGCCGGAGTGCCGTGCGGCGGTTCCTCGGGCAGCTGGATATCCAGCTCATGGTGTGGCCCGCGCTGATCCTGATCTTCGTCTTCAGCTATATTCCGATGTACGGCGTGCTGATGGCGTTCCAGGATTACAACATTTTCGGCGGGATGAAAGAGAGCCCCTGGGTGGGGTTGAAGCACTTCAAGCAGTTCTTCCAGGCAGCGGAATTCGGGGAGGTTATGCGCAACACGATCGTGATCTCGCTCCTGAAGCTGGTCATCGGCTTTCCGGCCCCCATACTGCTGGCGCTCATGCTCAATGAAGTCAAGCATATGATGTTTAAACGGGTCGTGCAGACGGTGTCTTACCTGCCGCACTTCCTCTCCTGGGTGATCGTCGCCGGCTTCGTGATGTCCATGCTGTCGACGGATAACGGAAGCGTGAATATCGCCCTGCAGGCTGCGGGCCTCATCGGGGAACCGATTAATTTTCTCTCCCTGCCGGAGTATTTCTGGACGATCCTGGTAGCCACCGGCGTGTGGAAGGAGATCGGCTTCGCGTCGATCGTGTATCTGGCGGCCATCGCGGGGATTGATCCGCATCTGTATGAAGCCGCCGAGATGGACGGGGCGGGGAAGATCAAACAAATGTTCCTGATCACACTGCCCTGCATGATGCCGGTGATCATCATCTTCATGATCCTGGCGATCGGCAACCTGCTGAACGCGGGCTTCGACGATATCCTCCTGCTCGGCGCCAACCCGGTGCTGCGCGACGTCTCGGATGTCATCGATACGTACGTCTACCGCGTAGGGATTCAGAATTCCCGCTACTCTTACGCAACCGCCGTCGGATTGTTCAAGGCCGTGATCTCCGTTGGCCTGCTGGCTATGGCGAACTACGCCGCACGCCGATCGGGGAACTCTCTGTGGTAG
- a CDS encoding PadR family transcriptional regulator → MRNEMIKGYIDAIILSILQNGDAYGYEITKIVNASTEGAFELKEGTLYPALKRLEANGFIEGYWDERDAGPRRRYYRITEEGQGKLARNKESWVRNTHIINQFLGGLGHGQGGPLSEPNT, encoded by the coding sequence ATGCGCAATGAGATGATCAAAGGCTATATCGACGCCATCATCCTGTCGATTCTTCAGAACGGGGATGCGTACGGGTACGAAATCACCAAAATTGTGAATGCATCAACCGAGGGAGCCTTCGAGCTCAAGGAAGGCACGCTGTATCCTGCGCTCAAGCGGCTGGAGGCGAACGGCTTCATCGAGGGCTACTGGGACGAGCGGGATGCGGGGCCGCGCCGCAGATATTACCGGATCACGGAGGAAGGGCAGGGCAAGCTGGCCCGGAATAAGGAATCCTGGGTGAGGAACACGCACATCATCAACCAATTTCTTGGAGGGCTCGGGCATGGACAAGGCGGACCGCTATCTGAACCGAATACTTAG
- a CDS encoding SAM-dependent methyltransferase, giving the protein MDKDQLQQIYKQEAYYWGKKPNELARRVPAFIPEENRQGKKLLDLGAGEGRDSVFLAKLGFDVLAMDFASAGLAKARRLAEEAEVSIRTLEVDLNDWMLPLSVDVIYSIGTLQYLHPENRPRQFRHWQDRTAAGGLHVLFAFTRHPDVETAPDWGKNEYLYEPQELESCYPHWDTLVSETVIFDCCSSGVAHRHAASILIARKPT; this is encoded by the coding sequence TTGGACAAAGATCAGCTGCAGCAGATCTACAAGCAGGAAGCATATTACTGGGGTAAGAAGCCTAACGAGCTGGCGAGGCGCGTCCCTGCATTCATTCCGGAAGAAAACCGGCAGGGGAAGAAGCTGCTGGACCTCGGGGCCGGGGAAGGACGGGACAGCGTGTTCCTGGCGAAGCTGGGCTTCGATGTGCTCGCCATGGACTTTGCCTCCGCGGGGCTTGCCAAAGCCCGCCGGCTGGCGGAAGAAGCAGAGGTGTCCATCCGCACGCTGGAGGTTGACCTGAATGACTGGATGCTTCCCCTCTCCGTGGATGTCATCTATTCGATCGGTACGCTCCAGTATCTGCATCCGGAGAACCGGCCCCGGCAGTTCCGCCATTGGCAGGACCGCACGGCAGCCGGCGGACTTCACGTGCTGTTCGCCTTCACACGGCATCCCGACGTGGAAACAGCCCCCGATTGGGGGAAGAATGAATACCTGTACGAGCCTCAAGAATTGGAGAGCTGCTATCCGCACTGGGACACACTCGTAAGCGAGACCGTCATCTTCGATTGCTGCTCCAGCGGCGTGGCCCACCGGCATGCCGCAAGCATTCTCATCGCGAGAAAACCAACCTGA
- a CDS encoding permease prefix domain 1-containing protein: MDKMDRYLKEVLRVTFLRREEKAEWREEMRTHIDCSVEEQVSDGFSWEEALELTLRQFGDPGMLRRDLTRQTYGVSIDVLLPVSVLFLGWYAYAVAEELQVHFSGQGIGVVPLTLLAGTLSLLLTRKTADRWAVLLTLLPFGLVFGLQKLQVPGALSWYYGVLLGDRWGFYSGYAGIMILLGLLIFLKTQNGRIASLLLLLPVLYSAHQLPGRISNYMYHLQYSSPNEHGMYYMAVTYQLDSLLIRTFVWVVFLLALRYFTQFVHHRRINKAGS; the protein is encoded by the coding sequence ATGGATAAGATGGACCGCTATCTGAAGGAGGTCCTCAGAGTGACGTTCCTTCGGCGTGAAGAAAAGGCGGAGTGGCGGGAGGAGATGCGAACCCATATCGACTGCTCTGTGGAAGAGCAGGTGTCTGACGGATTCAGCTGGGAAGAGGCGCTGGAGCTCACCCTCCGGCAGTTCGGTGATCCGGGCATGCTTCGCCGGGATTTGACCCGGCAGACGTACGGGGTCAGCATCGATGTCCTGCTGCCGGTGTCCGTGCTGTTTCTGGGCTGGTATGCTTATGCCGTGGCGGAGGAGCTGCAGGTGCATTTTTCCGGTCAAGGAATCGGGGTTGTCCCTTTGACCCTGCTGGCAGGAACGCTGTCTCTGCTGCTGACCCGAAAAACAGCTGACCGCTGGGCCGTTCTGCTGACGCTGCTTCCCTTTGGGCTGGTCTTCGGACTTCAAAAGCTGCAGGTTCCCGGGGCCTTATCCTGGTATTACGGCGTCCTGCTGGGTGACCGCTGGGGATTTTACTCCGGCTATGCAGGGATAATGATCCTTCTGGGACTGCTTATTTTCCTAAAGACGCAGAACGGGAGGATCGCTTCTCTGCTTTTACTGCTGCCTGTCCTGTACTCGGCGCACCAGCTGCCGGGACGGATCTCGAATTACATGTATCACCTCCAATACAGCAGTCCGAATGAGCATGGGATGTACTATATGGCTGTGACGTATCAACTGGACTCTCTTCTGATTCGGACTTTTGTATGGGTTGTTTTTCTGCTGGCGCTTCGTTACTTCACACAATTCGTGCACCACCGGCGCATCAACAAGGCCGGATCATAA
- a CDS encoding permease prefix domain 1-containing protein: MDKADRYLNRILRGTFLTGKEKAEWEAEMRTHINCSVEELEEEGLGREDALERTLRQFGDPGMLRRDLTRQTYGISMDIILQVSALLWAAFLFLYLQSQFRLYDSRLVLPLIPLTLQAAVLFMLTTRNRADRFGLLGAVLPYILLHVCLAIGIPEAVRWYDAVMNGYTPDWRSYQLFLSMMFLWGLVLLKGTKNTGVAALPLFLAFLYKGFDLCRSLNLHLFSALDRGVNSASRHEVLSHLEGVSIRLFALAVFLAVAHGYLQQQKSRPAGASRA, from the coding sequence ATGGACAAGGCGGACCGCTATCTGAACCGAATACTTAGAGGCACCTTTCTGACCGGGAAGGAGAAGGCGGAGTGGGAGGCCGAGATGCGCACCCATATCAATTGCTCCGTAGAGGAGCTGGAGGAGGAAGGGCTCGGCAGGGAAGACGCGCTGGAGCGCACCCTCCGGCAGTTCGGCGACCCGGGCATGCTTCGCCGGGATTTGACCCGGCAGACGTACGGGATCAGCATGGATATAATCCTGCAGGTATCGGCACTGCTCTGGGCGGCTTTCCTCTTCTTGTATCTGCAGAGCCAGTTTCGTCTGTACGACAGCCGCTTGGTGCTGCCGCTGATTCCGCTCACCCTGCAGGCTGCGGTCTTATTTATGCTCACGACCCGCAATCGAGCAGACCGCTTCGGTCTGCTGGGTGCAGTGCTGCCTTACATCTTGCTGCATGTGTGCCTTGCCATCGGGATTCCGGAGGCCGTCAGGTGGTATGATGCGGTCATGAACGGCTACACACCCGATTGGAGGAGCTATCAGCTCTTCCTGTCGATGATGTTCCTATGGGGGCTGGTTCTCCTGAAAGGAACGAAAAACACCGGCGTTGCCGCTCTTCCTTTGTTCCTTGCCTTCCTCTACAAGGGATTTGATCTGTGCAGGAGCTTGAATCTGCACCTGTTCTCGGCCTTGGATAGAGGAGTGAACTCTGCTTCCCGCCACGAAGTATTGTCCCACTTGGAAGGGGTCTCGATCCGTCTCTTCGCGCTGGCCGTCTTTCTGGCTGTCGCTCATGGTTATCTTCAGCAGCAGAAGAGCAGGCCTGCCGGAGCCAGCAGAGCGTAG
- a CDS encoding response regulator transcription factor, whose protein sequence is MYKVLLADDENLDLEGMKTFIPWQELGMEVVDAVTNGFAACKVLETETVDILVTDVRMPNMSGLELAKRAIEKQGALRVIFVSGYQDFHYVKQALALNACSYVLKPMDDQELIDSLVKVRGQLDQERARQEADLAYKQMIPIAKNEYLLRLLEGSTGADVLQALGTGYGMNGWSWPGRAAVLEIDDLAWKLGPQEGREAGGEPQAFISEVMELSRRLGIEHVCKVSRQRIMLLLPADGAELAEEVLRHLNERSAFTVTAGLGGEAGGLAALADSYREAAEALEYKMFYGKGRVIFSGQLRTAQREDSRKLDLQLDALFEAMANYDLVRIHDELQRLFQVAMSLKSRFTIHNFALALLMKLDERLRTMNEDLFSLLGMELQDLDILHRFETISDIHSWLRRRVFEVSERLHTRRRNKNWKLVSEVQAYLQTHLAENITLKDVAERFSFSPNYLGSLFKEETGRGFSEYLITLRMEKACELLRQSKLKIYEIAEGVGYRYLPYFSRQFKETYGMTPLEYRRKH, encoded by the coding sequence ATGTACAAAGTGCTGCTCGCTGACGACGAGAATCTCGACCTGGAAGGGATGAAGACCTTCATCCCTTGGCAGGAGCTCGGTATGGAAGTGGTGGATGCGGTGACGAACGGCTTTGCGGCCTGCAAGGTGCTGGAGACTGAGACGGTCGATATTCTGGTGACGGATGTGCGGATGCCCAATATGTCCGGTCTGGAGCTGGCCAAGCGTGCGATCGAGAAGCAGGGGGCGCTGCGCGTCATCTTCGTCAGCGGGTACCAGGACTTTCATTACGTCAAACAAGCGCTCGCCCTGAACGCCTGCAGCTACGTGCTGAAGCCGATGGACGACCAGGAGCTCATCGATTCCCTGGTGAAGGTCCGCGGACAGCTCGATCAGGAGCGGGCGCGCCAGGAGGCGGACCTCGCCTACAAGCAGATGATCCCGATCGCCAAGAACGAGTACCTGCTCCGGCTGCTCGAAGGAAGCACGGGAGCCGACGTGCTGCAGGCGCTCGGAACCGGCTACGGCATGAACGGCTGGAGCTGGCCCGGCCGGGCGGCCGTGCTGGAGATCGACGATCTCGCCTGGAAGCTCGGCCCCCAGGAAGGACGGGAGGCTGGCGGCGAGCCGCAGGCCTTCATCTCCGAGGTGATGGAGCTGAGCCGCAGGCTCGGCATCGAGCATGTGTGCAAGGTCAGCCGGCAGCGGATCATGCTGCTGCTGCCGGCTGACGGCGCGGAGCTGGCCGAGGAAGTGCTGCGGCACTTGAACGAACGCAGCGCCTTCACGGTCACGGCCGGGCTCGGCGGCGAGGCGGGCGGACTGGCGGCGCTGGCGGATTCATACCGGGAGGCGGCGGAGGCGCTCGAGTACAAGATGTTCTACGGCAAAGGCCGGGTCATCTTCTCGGGCCAGCTCCGGACGGCGCAGCGGGAGGATTCCCGCAAGCTGGATCTGCAGCTCGACGCCCTGTTCGAGGCGATGGCCAATTACGACCTCGTCCGCATCCACGATGAGCTGCAGCGGCTGTTCCAGGTGGCGATGAGCCTCAAATCCCGTTTTACGATCCACAACTTCGCCCTGGCGCTGCTCATGAAGCTCGACGAGCGGCTGCGGACGATGAACGAGGACCTGTTCTCCTTGCTCGGCATGGAGCTGCAGGATCTCGATATCCTGCACCGCTTCGAGACGATAAGCGATATCCATTCCTGGCTGCGGCGCCGGGTCTTCGAGGTCTCGGAGCGGCTGCATACCCGGCGGCGCAACAAGAACTGGAAGCTGGTCAGCGAAGTGCAGGCGTACCTGCAGACGCATCTGGCCGAGAACATCACCCTGAAGGATGTGGCGGAGCGCTTCTCCTTTTCGCCCAATTACCTGGGGTCTCTGTTCAAGGAAGAAACGGGGCGCGGCTTCAGCGAATACCTGATCACGCTGCGGATGGAGAAGGCCTGCGAGCTGCTGCGGCAGAGCAAGCTGAAGATCTATGAGATTGCCGAGGGCGTCGGGTACCGCTACCTGCCGTACTTCTCCCGGCAGTTCAAGGAAACGTACGGCATGACGCCGCTCGAATACCGGCGCAAACATTAA
- a CDS encoding carbohydrate ABC transporter permease: MIRLSPSDRVLMAFIYAALALLAFTTFYPFWNAAVISFNKGSDTMLGGVTFWPRAFTWENYEIVFNDKRILTAFGVSVLRTVVGTVLSVLATALFAYGLSKRELMGRKFYMVVCIITMYFSGGLIPTFLLIRGLGMMNSFWVFIIPSLISVWNMIIFRTFFQELPAGLEESAKIDGCGNWGTFIRIVMPLSGPVVATLGLFTAVYHWNDWFLPSIYITNQDLFPIQTMLKQILSSNIMSEQMSQMDSAAQGRLGQMQTVTTKSLSMATMMVATVPIMLVYPFVQKYFVKGVLVGSLKG, from the coding sequence ATGATCCGGCTCAGCCCGTCGGACCGCGTCCTGATGGCTTTCATTTATGCAGCGCTGGCCCTGCTCGCCTTCACGACCTTCTACCCGTTCTGGAATGCGGCGGTGATCTCGTTCAACAAGGGATCGGACACGATGCTCGGCGGCGTGACGTTCTGGCCCCGCGCCTTCACGTGGGAGAATTATGAAATCGTCTTCAACGACAAACGGATCCTGACCGCCTTCGGCGTCTCGGTGCTGCGGACCGTGGTGGGGACGGTGCTCTCGGTGCTCGCCACCGCCTTGTTCGCCTACGGGCTGTCGAAACGGGAGCTCATGGGCCGCAAATTCTACATGGTGGTCTGCATCATCACCATGTATTTCAGCGGGGGGCTGATTCCGACCTTCCTGCTCATCCGCGGACTCGGCATGATGAACTCGTTCTGGGTGTTCATTATCCCTTCGCTGATCTCCGTGTGGAATATGATCATCTTCCGCACCTTTTTCCAGGAGCTTCCTGCCGGTCTCGAGGAATCGGCGAAGATCGACGGCTGCGGCAACTGGGGCACGTTCATCCGGATCGTAATGCCGCTCTCGGGGCCGGTGGTGGCGACTCTCGGGCTGTTCACCGCCGTGTATCACTGGAACGACTGGTTCCTCCCGAGCATCTACATTACGAACCAGGATCTGTTCCCGATCCAGACGATGCTGAAGCAGATCCTGAGCTCCAACATCATGAGCGAGCAGATGTCGCAGATGGACTCGGCGGCCCAGGGGCGGCTCGGCCAGATGCAGACCGTGACCACCAAGTCGCTGTCGATGGCGACGATGATGGTGGCTACCGTGCCGATCATGCTCGTGTACCCGTTCGTGCAGAAGTATTTCGTCAAAGGGGTGCTCGTCGGCTCGCTTAAGGGCTGA